Genomic segment of Desulfatirhabdium butyrativorans DSM 18734:
GCGATCGGACAAAAAATTCTGGGGAGGGCTGTGTGATGAAATGCCAAAAGCTCAGGGCGGGAACGAAAACAGTTTTGATGTTGGTTCTGGCAGCGATGGTGTTTTGCCTGCCGATAGTTGCTGTTGCCTCGGGGGGAGGGGAAGGACAGGGTGAACATGGTAGTGGCGCAACACCTGGATGGGTTGCAACAGATACCTATCGGGTGATGAATTTTGTCGTGCTTGCCGGTGCCTTGATCTTCCTTTTGCGAAAGCCGCTTGCACAGGCCCTTGATTCCAGAATCAAGGGGATTCGGGTGCAACTCGAGGATCTGGAAGCAAAAAAAAGTGCTGCAGAAAAAGAGCTTGCGAAGTATGAGTCTCAAATTGCAGAATTGAGCAAGGAAAGTGACAAAATCATTTCCGAATATATACGGCAAGGTAACGATGCAAAGGCCAAGATACTGAAAGAGGCCGAAGCAGCAGCCATCAAGCTGGAGGAGCAGGCGAAGCGAAATATCGAGCATGAATTTCAGCAGGCCAAAGAAAAATTGCAAGCTGAGATCATCGAAAAAGCGCTGGAGAAGGCTGAAGGCCGGATCAAATCCAAAATTACCGCTGAGGATCAGAACCTACTCATCGATGAATATCTACAGAAGGTGGTCGCTTAAATGAAAAACTTGGCTATTGCACGACGGTATGCGAAAGCGCTTCTGGCAATTGGTAAGGATGACGGGAATGCCGAAACTTATCGGTCGGAATTGAGAGGTGTTACCCGGATATTCTGTGAGGACCAACAACTCGAAACAGTTATAAACAATCCGCTCTACCCTTCAGTCTCCCGCAAGCAGATTCTTCAGTCAATCCTTCAGAAACTCGACATTTCCGCTGTCATGAAATCCTATCTGCTCCTTTTGTTCGATAAAGGGCGTTTTGGCTTTTTGAAAGTCATTTGTGAATTTTACGAAAAGCTGGCTGATGATTACAAGGGGATTGCAAGGGCAAACCTCACATCGGCCATTGAGCTGTCGGCAGAGACGATCGAAAAGATACGATCTGCACTGTCACGAAAGACGGGCAGAGAAATTGTTTTGGCAGTCGAACACGATCCCATGCTGATTGGCGGGATCGTTACAAAAATTGGCGATTTGGTTCTGGATGGGAGTATTAGGACGCAATTACTCAACATGAAAGAATCTTTGAAAAGGGGTGAGCGTGTATAAATGGAATTAAGAGCCGAAGAAATCAGTCAAATCATCAAGGATCAGATCAGGGATTACGACAAGAAGGTTGAACTCAGCGAAACGGGTATCGTTCTCTCGGTTGGTGATGGAATTGCCCGTGTTTATGGACTCGAGAAGGTCATGGCCCTCGAGTTGGTTGAGTTCCCGGGGGGCATCCTCGGATTGGTGCTGAACCTCGAAGAGGACAATGTCGGTGTGGCTATCATGGGTGATGATATTCACATCAAGGAGGGAGACATTGTCAAGCGAACCGGACGAATTGCTCAGGTTCCTGTAGGCGATGCAGTCGTTGGGCGTGTCGTTTCGGCCGTCGGGGAGCCGATTGACGGTAAAGGTCCCATCGATGCAAAAGAGTATCGTCGAGTAGAAATGGTGGCTCCTGGGGTTATCGCAAGAAAGAGCGTTCATGAACCAATGGTTACAGGTATCAAGGCTATCGATGCCATGACACCGGTTGGAAGAGGGCAGCGCGAGTTGATCATCGGAGACCGCCAGATCGGCAAAACGTCCATCGCCATCGATTCAATTCTGAGTCAGAAGGGGCAGGATGTTTACTGTATATATGTGGCGTGCGGTCAAAAAAAATCGACCGTAGCTCAGGTTGTCGCCATTTTTGAGAAATATGGCGCCATGGCCTACACTACGGTTGTTGCGGCATGCGCCAGCGATCCTGCAACACTGCAATATATTGCACCTTATGCAGGATGTGCGATGGCGGAATATTACAGAGATAGCAAGAGACATGCCCTGATCATTTACGATGATCTTTCCAAACAGGCCGTAGCCTATCGCCAGGTCTCTTTGTTGCTGCGTCGACCGCCAGGACGGGAAGCATATCCGGGCGATATTTTTTACAACCACTCACGGTTGCTTGAGAGAGCAGCAAAACTCAACGATGAGCTAGGCGCCGGTTCACTTACGGCTTTGCCGATCATTGAAACGCAGGCCGGTGACGTGTCTGCATACATTCCCACAAACGTTATTTCCATTACGGATGGGCAAATCTATCTCGAACCCAAACTTTTCTTTGCTGGTATTCGTCCCGCCATCAACGTCGGGCTATCCGTTTCACGAGTCGGAGGGGCTGCACAGACAAAGTCGATGAAGCAGGTGGCTGGTACGCTTCGACTCGACCTTGCGCAATACCGCGAACTGGAGGCTTTTGCCGCCTTTGGCAGTGACCTGGATAAATCAACACAGCAGCAATTGACACGTGGCGCACGTCTTGTCGAAATTCTGAAACAGCCGCTATACAGACCTCTTCCTCTCGAGAAACAGGTATCCATTCTTTACGCAGGTACAAGGGGATATCTCGATAAATATCCGGTCAATGTATTGTCCAAGTATGAAACAGGACTCTACACCTTTATCGAAGAGAGGCATCCAAAGATTTTTAAGGAATTGGCCGAGAAGAAGATCATCAATGAAGAAATCGAAGCCATGTTGAAAAAGGCCTTGGAAGAATACGACGAAGAATTCAAGGATACGATCAAGTAAGAATTCTTTTCTGAAATGGGTCCTGGAAGCCAGGAATGAAAAATACCCTGCGGTTAAAATGGCGATTCCGGGGAAACGTTGGATGTATATCTTCAGATAAGGGCGAATTCATATGGCGAAACTCAAGGAAGTCAAAGTAAAAATCAGCGCAGTCAAGAAAACGAAGCAGATTACCAAAGCGATGAATATGGTTGCGGCTTCGAAATTGCGCGGAGCTCAGCAAAATATGGAGGCATTTCGTCCTTATGCCAGGAAATTTGCTGAAGTATTGGAGAGTCTTGTTCAGAGGTCGGGTGAAGGGGCAAGTCCATTGATTGTGCCGAGAGAACAGGTGCGACATGTCCAAATCATTCTGTGTACATCTGATCGAGGACTATGCGGTGGCTTCAATGCGAACCTTGCCTTTAAGGCAGAGGCATTTTCGGATGAGCTCCTTAAAAAAGGAATTGAAGTCTCCTTCAGTAATTTCGGGAAAAAGGGACGAGACTGGGGTCGTAAGACTAAAATGAATATTGTTTCCGACCATATTGGTATTGTGGGAACAAAATTTGGTTTCAATATTGCTTCAACATTCGGACAGCGCATTATTGACCGTTTTCTGCAACGGCAGGTTGATGAAGTTTATATCATATATCCGGAGTTCCGATCGGTATCAAAGCAGGTCCCAATCATCAAGAAGATTCTCCCCATTGAACCTGAAGCTCCTGTGATGAATGCCGAAAAGCCAGACAAAGGCTATCAGGCTGAGCACATTTGTGAGCCTTCTTCTGAGGAGCTTTTAGGGGACTTGATGCCGACGCATGTTTTCGTTCAACTTCACAAGGCGCTATTGGAAACCTCGGCCAGTGAACATGCGGCAAGAATGGTGGCCATGGATAATGCTACGAAGGCTTGTAACGATATGATCGGCAGTTTGACGCTCGCATACAACAAAGCGAGGCAAGCTGCCATTACGGCTGATTTAATGGATATTGTCGGTGGTGCAGAAGCTTTGAAAGGATAACCAGAAACACATCCCGTGCTTGGAGGAAGAGGAGGCTGTAGAATGGGAGAGAACATTGGATATATCAAACAGGTTATGGGACCTGTTGTAGATGTTGAATTTGAACAAGGGCAATTGCCGCAAATTCTTACTGCACTGCTGATCAGCAACCCTGCAATCAATGATGAACAAGACAATCTGGTTGTTGAGGTGGCCCAGCATCTTGGCGACAATCTCGTTCGGACTGTGGCCATGGACGTTACAGACGGCCTTGTACGTGGAATGCCAGTCAAGGATACCGGAAAACCCATCATGATGCCCGTTGGGAAAGCCGGATTAGGTCGTGTTTTGAATGTTGTTGGCAGACCCGTGGATGGCTTAGGGCCGATCAGCCAAGAAAAGATGATGCCCATTCATCGTCCAGCGCCATTATTTACCGAGCAGGATACTACCGTTAAGGTACTTGAAACCGGCATCAAGGTTATCGATCTTCTTGTTCCATTTCCTCGAGGTGGGAAAATGGGGCTGTTCGGAGGGGCCGGTGTTGGAAAAACCGTTATCATGATGGAAATGGTCAACAACATTGCAATGCATCATGGTGGTATTTCCGTTTTTGCCGGTGTTGGGGAAAGAACCCGAGAAGGAAACGATCTGTATCATGAAATGAAAGATTCTGGCGTTCTTCCAAAAGCTGCTCTCATTTACGGCCAGATGACAGAGCCTCCAGGAGCGCGCGCAAGGGTGGCTCTTTCTGCTCTGACAGCAGCGGAATACTTTAGGGATATCGAAGGACAGGATGTTCTAATTTTCATTGATAATATTTTCC
This window contains:
- the atpH gene encoding ATP synthase F1 subunit delta gives rise to the protein MKNLAIARRYAKALLAIGKDDGNAETYRSELRGVTRIFCEDQQLETVINNPLYPSVSRKQILQSILQKLDISAVMKSYLLLLFDKGRFGFLKVICEFYEKLADDYKGIARANLTSAIELSAETIEKIRSALSRKTGREIVLAVEHDPMLIGGIVTKIGDLVLDGSIRTQLLNMKESLKRGERV
- the atpD gene encoding F0F1 ATP synthase subunit beta — its product is MGENIGYIKQVMGPVVDVEFEQGQLPQILTALLISNPAINDEQDNLVVEVAQHLGDNLVRTVAMDVTDGLVRGMPVKDTGKPIMMPVGKAGLGRVLNVVGRPVDGLGPISQEKMMPIHRPAPLFTEQDTTVKVLETGIKVIDLLVPFPRGGKMGLFGGAGVGKTVIMMEMVNNIAMHHGGISVFAGVGERTREGNDLYHEMKDSGVLPKAALIYGQMTEPPGARARVALSALTAAEYFRDIEGQDVLIFIDNIFRFTQAGSEVSALLGRMPSAVGYQPTLAVELGALQERITSTDKGSITAVQCVYVPADDLTDPAPATTFAHLDGTVVLSRQIAELGIYPAVDPLDSTSRILDAAYIGEEHYQVARTVQVILQKYKELQDIIAILGIDELSDEDKLTVARARKLQRFLSQPFHVAETFTGMKGAYVKIADTVRGFKEICEGKHDDLPEQAFYMVGGIEDAVAKAKKMAEVK
- the atpG gene encoding ATP synthase F1 subunit gamma codes for the protein MAKLKEVKVKISAVKKTKQITKAMNMVAASKLRGAQQNMEAFRPYARKFAEVLESLVQRSGEGASPLIVPREQVRHVQIILCTSDRGLCGGFNANLAFKAEAFSDELLKKGIEVSFSNFGKKGRDWGRKTKMNIVSDHIGIVGTKFGFNIASTFGQRIIDRFLQRQVDEVYIIYPEFRSVSKQVPIIKKILPIEPEAPVMNAEKPDKGYQAEHICEPSSEELLGDLMPTHVFVQLHKALLETSASEHAARMVAMDNATKACNDMIGSLTLAYNKARQAAITADLMDIVGGAEALKG
- the atpA gene encoding F0F1 ATP synthase subunit alpha, with translation MELRAEEISQIIKDQIRDYDKKVELSETGIVLSVGDGIARVYGLEKVMALELVEFPGGILGLVLNLEEDNVGVAIMGDDIHIKEGDIVKRTGRIAQVPVGDAVVGRVVSAVGEPIDGKGPIDAKEYRRVEMVAPGVIARKSVHEPMVTGIKAIDAMTPVGRGQRELIIGDRQIGKTSIAIDSILSQKGQDVYCIYVACGQKKSTVAQVVAIFEKYGAMAYTTVVAACASDPATLQYIAPYAGCAMAEYYRDSKRHALIIYDDLSKQAVAYRQVSLLLRRPPGREAYPGDIFYNHSRLLERAAKLNDELGAGSLTALPIIETQAGDVSAYIPTNVISITDGQIYLEPKLFFAGIRPAINVGLSVSRVGGAAQTKSMKQVAGTLRLDLAQYRELEAFAAFGSDLDKSTQQQLTRGARLVEILKQPLYRPLPLEKQVSILYAGTRGYLDKYPVNVLSKYETGLYTFIEERHPKIFKELAEKKIINEEIEAMLKKALEEYDEEFKDTIK
- a CDS encoding ATP synthase F0 subunit B: MKCQKLRAGTKTVLMLVLAAMVFCLPIVAVASGGGEGQGEHGSGATPGWVATDTYRVMNFVVLAGALIFLLRKPLAQALDSRIKGIRVQLEDLEAKKSAAEKELAKYESQIAELSKESDKIISEYIRQGNDAKAKILKEAEAAAIKLEEQAKRNIEHEFQQAKEKLQAEIIEKALEKAEGRIKSKITAEDQNLLIDEYLQKVVA